The proteins below come from a single Cylindrospermopsis raciborskii Cr2010 genomic window:
- a CDS encoding DegT/DnrJ/EryC1/StrS family aminotransferase, producing MEKLEQNFLCGLKAVLGEPNPFVPLHEPEFMGNEWELVKNCLDSTFVSSVGKYVDRFEVMLAEYTGAKYAVAVVNGTAALHIALLLAGVRPVL from the coding sequence GTGGAAAAACTGGAACAGAATTTTTTATGCGGGCTAAAAGCTGTATTGGGAGAGCCGAATCCTTTTGTGCCACTCCATGAGCCTGAGTTTATGGGTAATGAGTGGGAATTGGTCAAAAATTGCCTTGATTCCACCTTTGTTTCGTCTGTTGGTAAATACGTTGATCGCTTTGAGGTCATGCTGGCGGAATATACAGGAGCAAAATATGCTGTAGCGGTAGTAAATGGCACTGCTGCTCTGCATATCGCTTTGTTATTGGCAGGGGTTAGACCGGTGCTTTGA
- the pseC gene encoding UDP-4-amino-4,6-dideoxy-N-acetyl-beta-L-altrosamine transaminase, producing MNSFIPYGRQNITKADIAAVVKVLESDWLTQGPTIPMFEEYVATVCGASYGVAVNSATSALHIACLALGLGKGDILWTSPNTFVASANCGLYCGAEVDFVDIHPHSYNLSVDALEQKLVQAERQGKLPKVVVPVHLAGQSCDMEKIGALSRKYGFRIVEDASHAIGAKYQGSSVGNCQFSDMTVFSFHPVKIITTGEGGMVVTNQQDLYEKLIRLRTHGITRNPDLMQGKSHGLWYYQQLDLGFNYRMTDIQAALGLSQMQRLDDFVSRRRFLAARYNQLLQDFPLVLPWQHPETESSWHLYVIRLKLDRIAKTHTQVFEELRRAGIGVNLHYIPVHTQPYYQGLGFKWGDFPEAEQYYQEAISIPLYYDLTEENQEQVGSVLRKILSEG from the coding sequence ATGAATTCTTTTATCCCCTATGGTCGTCAGAATATAACTAAAGCAGATATTGCTGCTGTAGTTAAGGTCTTAGAAAGTGACTGGCTTACTCAGGGACCTACGATCCCCATGTTTGAGGAGTATGTTGCTACTGTATGTGGTGCCAGCTATGGTGTGGCAGTTAATAGTGCCACTTCCGCATTACATATTGCCTGTTTGGCTTTGGGATTGGGGAAAGGAGATATTCTCTGGACATCTCCAAATACTTTTGTTGCTTCTGCCAATTGTGGCTTGTACTGTGGTGCGGAAGTGGATTTTGTAGATATTCATCCCCATAGCTACAATTTAAGTGTTGATGCGCTGGAACAAAAGCTCGTTCAAGCCGAGCGGCAAGGGAAATTGCCCAAGGTGGTTGTACCTGTTCATCTTGCTGGTCAGTCCTGCGATATGGAAAAGATTGGGGCTTTGTCCCGCAAGTATGGTTTTAGGATTGTGGAGGATGCTTCCCATGCTATTGGTGCCAAATATCAAGGCAGTTCCGTAGGAAATTGTCAGTTTTCGGACATGACAGTGTTTAGTTTTCATCCTGTAAAAATTATTACCACCGGAGAGGGGGGGATGGTGGTGACAAATCAGCAGGACTTGTATGAAAAGCTGATTCGCTTGCGAACCCATGGTATTACCCGCAATCCAGATCTGATGCAGGGTAAGTCCCATGGATTGTGGTACTACCAGCAGCTGGATTTGGGATTTAACTACCGCATGACGGACATTCAGGCGGCCTTGGGTTTGAGTCAAATGCAGCGTTTGGATGATTTTGTGTCACGACGTAGGTTTTTGGCAGCTCGCTACAATCAGTTGCTTCAAGACTTTCCTCTGGTTTTACCCTGGCAACATCCTGAGACTGAGTCCAGCTGGCATCTTTATGTTATCCGGTTAAAGTTGGATAGGATTGCTAAGACTCATACACAGGTTTTTGAGGAATTGCGGCGAGCTGGGATAGGTGTTAATTTACACTATATTCCTGTGCATACTCAACCCTATTATCAGGGTTTAGGGTTTAAGTGGGGGGATTTTCCCGAGGCTGAACAATACTATCAGGAGGCTATTAGTATTCCTTTGTACTATGATTTAACGGAGGAAAATCAAGAGCAGGTTGGGAGTGTTTTGAGGAAAATTTTGAGTGAAGGGTGA
- the pseB gene encoding UDP-N-acetylglucosamine 4,6-dehydratase (inverting), with protein sequence MKITQETSILLTGGTGSFGKKFVEMLLQQFPDIHRLVIYSRDELKQYEMGLQFSDMQYRGLRYFLGDVRDKQRLVRACEGIDIIVHAAALKQVPTAEYNPMECIKTNVLGAQNVIEAALDTGVKQVVALSTDKAAAPINLYGATKLCSDKLFVAANNIKGKRDISFSVVRYGNVMGSRGSVIPFFLQQRHQGVLPITDPQMTRFNITLEEGVKMVWWAIENGWGSEVFVPKIPSYRITDVATAIAPQAEQRIVGIRPGEKIHEEMITSSDSYTTFDLGSYYAILPSQVDNNLQEHFLKNGAVKVKPGFSYNSGDNDVFLTVDELRQLIRHHVDCEFAI encoded by the coding sequence ATGAAAATTACTCAAGAAACTTCCATTCTACTCACAGGTGGTACCGGTTCCTTTGGCAAGAAGTTTGTGGAAATGCTGCTCCAACAATTCCCAGATATTCATCGCTTGGTGATTTATTCTCGGGATGAACTCAAGCAGTATGAAATGGGTCTTCAGTTCTCTGACATGCAATATCGAGGACTACGCTATTTCTTGGGGGATGTTAGAGATAAACAACGGTTAGTCCGTGCTTGTGAAGGTATAGACATCATTGTTCACGCCGCTGCCCTAAAACAAGTACCTACTGCAGAATACAATCCCATGGAATGTATTAAAACTAATGTTCTAGGCGCTCAAAATGTAATTGAAGCTGCATTGGATACTGGTGTAAAGCAAGTGGTAGCCCTATCTACTGATAAAGCCGCCGCCCCCATTAATTTATATGGAGCAACAAAGCTCTGCTCTGATAAATTGTTTGTTGCTGCCAATAATATCAAGGGGAAAAGAGATATTTCCTTTAGTGTGGTGCGTTATGGCAATGTTATGGGATCTAGGGGATCAGTGATTCCTTTTTTCCTCCAACAGCGTCACCAAGGAGTGTTACCTATTACCGATCCACAGATGACCCGGTTTAATATCACCTTAGAAGAAGGGGTAAAAATGGTGTGGTGGGCAATTGAAAACGGTTGGGGAAGTGAGGTCTTTGTCCCCAAAATTCCTTCCTACCGCATTACTGATGTGGCTACAGCTATTGCTCCTCAAGCTGAACAAAGAATAGTGGGCATTCGTCCAGGAGAAAAAATCCATGAGGAAATGATTACTAGTAGTGATAGTTACACTACCTTCGATTTAGGTTCTTATTATGCGATTTTACCCAGTCAGGTGGATAATAATTTACAAGAGCATTTTTTAAAAAATGGAGCAGTGAAGGTAAAGCCAGGTTTTAGTTATAATTCTGGTGATAATGATGTGTTTTTAACTGTGGACGAACTTAGACAGTTGATTCGTCATCATGTTGACTGTGAGTTTGCTATCTAA
- a CDS encoding N-acetyl sugar amidotransferase, translated as MLTYCKRCVMPSTKPDLFLDEEGVCNACRSYERRREVDWDARYKELILLLDKYRSRDGTNWDCIVPVSGGKDSTYQVVRMLQLGLNPLCVTSTTCDLSPIGRRNIENLKQLGVDYIEVTPNPLVRSKLNRIGLTQVGDISWPEHVGIFTIPVRAAVQFNVSLIIWGENSQNEYGGPAAASENNVLTRRWLEEFGGLLGMRVSDLIGQDGIEAKHLIHYTYPSDDELARVGVTGLFLGHYLPWDGLSNGLIAIANGFTTYSKSVEGSMVNYENLDNHQTGIHDYFKFLKFGFGRATDLACLHIRRERLTRQDGLDIVKRLDGQFPWEYLGKSLEDILRPLGMTVPEFTTVCDRFTNKKIFKRDVSGSLIKDNDGNLTKVNYDNL; from the coding sequence ATGCTCACCTACTGTAAACGTTGCGTGATGCCATCTACCAAGCCAGATTTATTTCTGGATGAGGAAGGTGTGTGTAACGCTTGCCGCAGCTATGAACGACGCAGGGAAGTGGACTGGGATGCCCGGTATAAAGAGCTAATTTTGTTACTGGACAAGTATCGTTCTAGAGATGGTACTAACTGGGATTGTATCGTTCCGGTCAGCGGTGGTAAGGATAGCACCTATCAGGTTGTGAGAATGCTACAACTTGGTTTAAATCCACTTTGTGTAACTTCAACAACTTGTGATCTATCCCCTATAGGTAGGCGAAACATTGAAAATCTCAAGCAATTAGGAGTAGATTATATTGAGGTTACACCAAATCCTTTGGTGAGGTCTAAACTCAATCGTATAGGACTGACTCAAGTAGGAGACATATCCTGGCCGGAACATGTGGGTATTTTTACTATACCGGTGCGCGCTGCTGTCCAATTTAATGTTAGTTTGATTATATGGGGTGAAAACTCACAAAACGAGTATGGTGGTCCTGCTGCTGCGTCAGAAAACAATGTACTTACACGGAGATGGCTAGAGGAGTTTGGCGGTTTATTAGGGATGCGTGTATCGGATCTGATTGGACAAGACGGAATTGAAGCAAAGCATTTGATTCACTACACCTATCCAAGTGATGACGAGCTGGCGCGGGTCGGTGTGACGGGGCTTTTCCTTGGTCATTATCTACCTTGGGATGGTTTATCTAATGGGCTGATTGCCATAGCTAATGGTTTTACAACTTACTCTAAATCCGTTGAAGGATCGATGGTTAATTATGAGAATTTGGACAATCACCAGACCGGTATTCACGACTATTTCAAGTTTTTAAAGTTTGGCTTCGGACGCGCTACGGATCTGGCCTGTTTACATATTCGAAGAGAACGTCTAACTCGCCAGGATGGCTTAGACATAGTGAAACGTCTTGATGGTCAATTTCCCTGGGAATATTTGGGTAAGTCCCTTGAGGACATATTACGTCCTTTGGGTATGACGGTTCCAGAATTTACTACTGTGTGCGATAGATTTACGAACAAGAAAATATTCAAACGAGATGTTTCAGGATCTCTGATTAAGGATAATGATGGAAACTTAACCAAGGTTAATTACGACAACTTATGA
- a CDS encoding HNH endonuclease yields MVNGDGIETHHIVPVAKGGLDDIENLKHLHSACHKQVHSKPKLKGLK; encoded by the coding sequence ATCGTAAATGGAGATGGAATCGAAACCCACCACATAGTACCTGTTGCAAAAGGTGGTCTGGACGACATAGAAAACCTGAAGCATTTGCACTCAGCGTGTCATAAACAGGTACACTCAAAACCCAAGTTGAAAGGCTTGAAGTAA
- a CDS encoding IS1 family transposase — protein sequence MHCPNCGSSKIRKNGKRRGKQNHICVDCGRQFIDVYSPPKGYSEEVKQSCLRSYVNGMGFRAIERDKGVHHTTIIYWLKQIGSILPDAPPVEETPLVGELDELETFVGSKKNKIWLWTAVNHFRKNILAWVVGDHSSQAFQPLWDIVKLWQCFFYVTDGWRVYPSFIQPEDHIVSKTYMTRVEGENTRLRHYLARLHRKTLCYSKSVDMLRYSIKLLLHYLKYEVIPAFS from the coding sequence GTGCATTGTCCAAACTGCGGGTCTTCCAAAATCAGAAAGAATGGCAAACGTCGAGGTAAACAAAATCACATTTGTGTTGATTGTGGTCGTCAATTTATCGATGTCTATAGTCCACCTAAAGGCTATTCAGAAGAAGTTAAACAAAGTTGCCTGCGCTCTTATGTTAACGGTATGGGATTTAGAGCAATTGAACGCGATAAAGGCGTTCATCATACAACTATTATTTACTGGCTAAAACAAATTGGTTCCATACTTCCAGATGCTCCACCAGTTGAGGAAACACCCTTGGTAGGTGAGCTTGATGAGTTGGAGACCTTTGTGGGATCAAAAAAAAACAAAATATGGTTGTGGACAGCAGTAAATCACTTCCGTAAAAATATCCTGGCTTGGGTTGTGGGAGACCACAGCTCACAAGCATTTCAACCTTTGTGGGACATCGTTAAACTCTGGCAATGCTTTTTTTATGTTACTGATGGGTGGAGGGTTTATCCGAGTTTTATTCAGCCAGAGGATCATATTGTGAGCAAAACATATATGACTAGGGTAGAGGGTGAAAATACACGTTTACGTCACTACTTAGCGCGACTACATAGAAAAACGCTATGCTATTCAAAATCTGTAGATATGCTTAGGTATTCAATTAAATTATTACTTCACTATTTAAAGTATGAAGTAATACCCGCGTTTAGTTGA
- a CDS encoding FAD-dependent oxidoreductase, protein MTHIDKSCDILIVGGGIVGLATAFRIFQSRPDLRLVLLEKESTLAKHQTGNNSGVIHSGLYLSW, encoded by the coding sequence ATGACCCATATAGACAAATCCTGTGACATCTTAATAGTCGGAGGTGGTATTGTCGGTTTAGCTACAGCCTTCCGTATTTTCCAATCCCGCCCGGATCTCCGATTAGTCCTCCTAGAAAAAGAATCCACCCTGGCTAAACATCAAACCGGCAATAATAGCGGTGTCATTCACTCCGGTCTCTATTTAAGTTGGTGA
- a CDS encoding Rpn family recombination-promoting nuclease/putative transposase → MVKKSDIGGKRLIGLSPQAWGRWVTGDKTIKVQEIINSELQWIERESDVLLKAHSPECGDFILLNELQLRHDAKMPRRMRAYAALVEEKYGLLVYPVVVNILQPGPTEIIRSRYESEIMGCRAYQDYRVINLWEIEAETVFEQNLSSLLPFVPILKGGNSEVNLRQALLNLRKNQVLGDLEPLLSFFASFVFDIPLVQQMMRWDMTVLRESPWYNEILKEGLQKGLQKGLQKGRQEGLQEGELRGEQRGRQEGQRKIILLLLNHKFDGIESPVVERINRLSLEQLEAMGESLLDFRQISDLEAWLKDAEKSNDLKPQVDIQNGNQLDV, encoded by the coding sequence ATGGTAAAAAAATCAGATATTGGCGGTAAACGTTTAATTGGACTTAGTCCACAAGCTTGGGGGCGTTGGGTCACGGGGGATAAAACGATCAAAGTTCAGGAAATTATTAACAGTGAACTTCAATGGATCGAGCGGGAAAGTGATGTTTTGCTCAAGGCCCATAGTCCTGAGTGTGGCGATTTTATTCTACTGAATGAGCTACAACTGCGCCATGATGCTAAGATGCCTCGACGAATGCGAGCTTATGCTGCTCTAGTAGAGGAAAAGTATGGGCTACTAGTCTATCCAGTGGTCGTCAATATTCTTCAACCTGGGCCGACGGAGATAATTCGCAGCCGTTATGAGTCCGAAATTATGGGTTGTAGGGCCTATCAGGACTATCGGGTGATTAATTTGTGGGAGATTGAGGCGGAGACGGTGTTTGAGCAAAATCTGTCTTCCTTGCTACCGTTTGTCCCAATTTTGAAGGGGGGTAATAGTGAGGTAAATCTGCGTCAGGCTCTACTCAATCTTCGCAAGAATCAAGTGTTGGGGGATTTGGAGCCGTTGTTGTCTTTTTTTGCTAGCTTTGTATTTGATATCCCTTTAGTACAACAAATGATGAGGTGGGACATGACGGTATTACGTGAATCGCCCTGGTACAACGAAATTCTTAAGGAAGGTCTTCAGAAAGGTCTTCAGAAAGGTCTTCAGAAAGGTCGTCAGGAAGGTCTTCAGGAAGGCGAACTTCGAGGAGAACAACGTGGAAGACAAGAAGGACAGCGAAAGATAATATTACTGTTGCTGAATCACAAGTTTGATGGAATCGAGTCACCTGTGGTGGAAAGGATAAACAGACTATCACTAGAGCAATTAGAAGCAATGGGTGAATCTTTACTGGATTTTAGACAGATTTCTGATTTAGAAGCATGGTTAAAAGACGCAGAAAAATCCAATGATCTAAAACCACAAGTTGATATCCAAAATGGCAATCAACTGGATGTGTAA
- a CDS encoding pseudaminic acid biosynthesis-associated methylase: MNYKTQQEQFWAGDFGTDYIQRNQSEQLLASNLAFFSRTLYAAKGIRNCIEFGANIGMNLKALKLLYPGIDLHGIEINQQAARELTNVIPAEHVYSESILEFCQPRHWDLVLIKGVLIHINPEYLPVVYTKLNNATSRYLLIAEYYNPSPVAIPYRGHLDRLFKRDFAGEILDRYPEFSLVDYGFFYRRDPNFPQDDITWFLLEK; the protein is encoded by the coding sequence ATGAACTATAAAACACAGCAAGAACAATTTTGGGCAGGTGATTTTGGTACAGACTATATTCAGCGTAATCAAAGCGAACAATTGCTTGCATCTAACTTAGCCTTTTTCTCAAGAACGCTCTACGCCGCTAAGGGTATAAGAAACTGTATAGAGTTTGGCGCTAACATTGGCATGAATCTAAAGGCTCTCAAATTGCTTTACCCTGGCATTGATTTGCACGGAATTGAGATTAATCAACAGGCCGCCAGAGAACTAACCAATGTCATTCCTGCAGAGCATGTATATTCAGAATCAATACTTGAATTTTGTCAACCGCGTCACTGGGATCTTGTTCTTATCAAAGGGGTTCTTATTCATATCAATCCGGAATACTTACCCGTTGTCTATACTAAATTAAATAATGCCACTAGTAGATACTTATTAATTGCAGAGTATTACAATCCCTCGCCAGTTGCCATTCCCTATAGAGGTCACTTAGATCGCTTGTTTAAGCGAGATTTTGCTGGTGAAATCTTAGATCGCTACCCCGAATTCAGTCTAGTTGACTATGGCTTTTTTTATCGTCGCGATCCTAACTTTCCTCAAGACGATATTACTTGGTTCCTACTTGAGAAGTAG
- a CDS encoding cytidylyltransferase domain-containing protein codes for MQTLEPNFPLIKTVIIVQARMTSTRLPGKILKQVLGKPLLQYQIERLQGVKLADEIVIATTTNKTDAPIIDLCDRLSVAYFRGSEADVLERYYQAAVAHQAKVVVRVTSDCPLIDPQVVNRVIDYYLKNHSQYDYVSNSLERTYPRGMDTEVFPFSVLQEAFVRARSQPDREHVTSFIYRQPLLYRLGHVLYSQDCSHHRWTVDTAEDFELIQKIIEAVYPNLPNFTLEDCLRLLGERPEWYLINSHIGQKKYGE; via the coding sequence ATGCAAACCTTAGAACCTAATTTTCCTTTAATAAAAACTGTAATAATTGTTCAAGCCAGGATGACCTCTACCCGATTACCGGGAAAGATACTGAAGCAGGTGTTGGGTAAACCCTTGCTCCAATACCAAATTGAGAGGTTGCAAGGGGTCAAACTAGCTGATGAAATAGTCATCGCGACAACGACAAATAAAACTGATGCTCCTATTATTGACTTATGTGATCGCCTCTCAGTCGCTTACTTTCGAGGTTCTGAAGCTGATGTTTTAGAAAGATATTATCAAGCTGCTGTGGCACATCAAGCAAAAGTGGTGGTTCGCGTGACTTCTGATTGCCCTCTAATTGATCCTCAAGTGGTTAATAGGGTAATCGATTACTACCTAAAAAACCATTCACAATATGACTATGTGTCTAACAGCTTAGAACGCACTTACCCCAGAGGGATGGATACTGAAGTCTTTCCATTTTCAGTGCTACAAGAAGCTTTTGTAAGGGCTAGGTCACAACCAGACCGCGAGCATGTTACGTCTTTTATTTATAGGCAACCACTACTATATCGTTTGGGTCACGTTCTTTATTCCCAAGATTGTAGTCACCACCGATGGACCGTCGACACCGCCGAAGATTTTGAGTTGATTCAGAAAATCATTGAAGCAGTTTATCCCAATCTACCTAATTTTACATTAGAAGATTGCTTGCGACTGCTGGGAGAACGACCAGAATGGTATCTTATTAATAGTCATATAGGACAGAAGAAGTATGGAGAGTGA
- a CDS encoding DUF4160 domain-containing protein, whose translation MYMDDHGIPHCHAMYGDFAGSFSLEDGEPLAGEMPPAQAKKIKIFILNNQVELLEKWHELSD comes from the coding sequence ATGTACATGGATGACCATGGGATACCTCATTGTCATGCCATGTATGGAGATTTTGCCGGTTCATTTAGCCTTGAAGACGGTGAACCTCTAGCGGGGGAGATGCCCCCTGCTCAAGCAAAAAAAATCAAAATATTTATACTGAATAATCAAGTAGAATTACTGGAGAAATGGCATGAACTCTCAGATTAA
- a CDS encoding DUF2442 domain-containing protein, whose translation MNSQIKTPWLKAIKVVPLDGFRLQVIFENGQEMRLSLEKLIQTRERYWRLKSPRYFRQAQIDTLGGICWPEGEDLAPDGLERYLIIDTTNSHIP comes from the coding sequence ATGAACTCTCAGATTAAAACTCCCTGGCTAAAAGCGATAAAGGTAGTTCCTTTGGATGGTTTTCGTTTGCAGGTCATCTTTGAAAATGGGCAAGAGATGAGGCTTTCCCTGGAAAAATTAATTCAAACCCGAGAGCGTTACTGGCGTCTAAAGAGTCCTCGTTATTTTCGTCAGGCTCAGATAGATACACTAGGGGGGATTTGCTGGCCTGAAGGGGAAGATTTGGCACCGGATGGATTGGAACGGTATCTGATAATAGATACAACAAACTCACATATACCATAA
- a CDS encoding DUF4351 domain-containing protein, which yields MTRFIHDQFAKDYLEEILRPYGEIESFKRVPGEVRQIDCFFSPAGEKITKLSGLGVLGSFARLPGIFEPFRNAASEEEICDCILKLLEIRGLMQREAKRDKRKLDKEKVPYLWILTPTASKKILKGFNAVAESNSCQGVYHLGKSLRTKIVAIHHLPNTPETLWLRILGRGKVRTKAIDQLEKLTEDHPLRRKVLELLYTLRQNLEQSGKAEEREDKELIMRLAPLYQQDIEKVRQEGLQEGELRGEQRGRQEGQRKIILLLLNHKFDGIELPVVERINRLSLEQLEAMGESLLDFRKISDLEAWLKDAEKSIV from the coding sequence ATGACCCGATTCATTCACGACCAATTTGCCAAGGACTACTTAGAGGAAATACTCAGGCCCTATGGAGAAATAGAATCTTTTAAGCGAGTTCCAGGAGAAGTTAGACAAATAGACTGTTTCTTTTCTCCAGCAGGTGAAAAAATCACCAAACTATCGGGTTTAGGTGTACTAGGCAGTTTTGCCAGATTGCCAGGGATATTTGAACCATTTAGGAATGCAGCATCAGAGGAAGAAATATGTGATTGCATATTGAAGCTACTGGAAATAAGAGGGTTAATGCAAAGGGAAGCAAAGCGAGATAAAAGAAAACTAGACAAAGAAAAAGTTCCCTATCTGTGGATTCTGACACCAACAGCCTCAAAGAAAATACTAAAAGGGTTTAATGCTGTTGCAGAAAGCAATTCCTGTCAAGGAGTGTACCATTTAGGAAAAAGTCTGAGGACAAAGATTGTAGCGATTCACCACTTACCAAACACGCCGGAAACATTATGGCTAAGAATATTGGGAAGGGGGAAAGTACGAACAAAAGCAATTGATCAGTTAGAAAAACTGACAGAAGATCACCCATTACGAAGAAAGGTGCTAGAATTGCTATATACTTTGAGACAAAACTTGGAGCAAAGTGGAAAAGCTGAAGAAAGGGAAGATAAGGAGTTAATTATGAGGTTAGCACCACTGTACCAGCAAGATATAGAAAAAGTGAGACAAGAAGGTCTTCAGGAAGGCGAACTTCGAGGAGAACAACGTGGAAGACAAGAAGGACAGCGAAAGATAATATTACTGTTGCTGAATCACAAGTTTGATGGAATTGAGTTACCTGTGGTGGAAAGGATAAACAGACTATCATTAGAGCAATTAGAAGCAATGGGTGAATCTTTACTGGATTTTAGAAAGATTTCTGATTTAGAAGCATGGTTAAAAGACGCAGAAAAATCCATTGTGTGA